The proteins below are encoded in one region of Myxocyprinus asiaticus isolate MX2 ecotype Aquarium Trade chromosome 13, UBuf_Myxa_2, whole genome shotgun sequence:
- the xpnpep3 gene encoding xaa-Pro aminopeptidase 3 isoform X1, with product MLHSSTGLLRFAVQFISRSHWSPGIVWCPCRNVYVKTGGWKTKKVPQRYLGQPSPYTHPHLIAHGEVTPGLTQTEYELRRQRLASLIEMQKERLTGSGISSNSSHIVIVLSHPIRYMTNDIPYPFHQNQDFLYLTGIMEPDSALVMYGSGKPDQAVLFVPRRDPARELWDGPRSGKDGAAALTGLERVHSTEELGIVLKSLKGETIWYDSSQPCHPRLHQTHVRPLLEGGPMTLSLRPLTHSLRAIKSPAEVALMKEAGRITAQAFKKTMAMSRGDIDEALLYAKFDFECRAHGANFLAYPPVVAGGNRANTLHYINNNQLVKDGEMVLLDGGCEYFGYVSDITRTWPVNGKFSSAQRELYEAVLEVQLACLSQCNPGISLDYIYSTMLALLSRQLKELGIIPQSSSDTDTLKAARKFCPHHVGHYLGMDVHDTPELSRSQPLQHGMVITIEPGLYISEDESSSPERFRGLGVRIEDDVVIQNQGGPLILSAHTPKTIADVERACAQRED from the exons ATGTTGCATTCCTCCACCGGTCTACTGAGATTCGCCGTTCAGTTTATTTCTCGGTCTCACTGGAGTCCAG GGATTGTATGGTGTCCATGCAGGAATGTGTATGTGAAAACAGGGGGATGGAAAACCAAGAAAGTTCCTCAGCGCTACCTGGGCCAGCCGAGCCCGTACACACACCCTCACCTCATCGCACATG GTGAGGTAACCCCAGGTCTTACCCAGACAGAATATGAGTTGCGTCGGCAGCGCTTGGCATCTCTGATCGAGATGCAGAAAGAGCGACTGACAGGTTCTGGAATCTCCTCAAACTCCTCCCACATCGTCATCGTCTTATCACATCCCATTCGCTACATGACCAATGACATCCCTTACCCGTTCCATCAGAACCAGGACTTCCTGTATCTGACAGGAATAATGGAACCAGACAGCGCGCTGGTGATGTACGGATCGGGTAAGCCGGACCAGGCCGTGTTGTTCGTCCCCAGGCGAGACCCAGCGCGAGAGCTTTGGGACGGACCACGTTCGGGGAAAGATGGTGCAGCAGCCCTGACAGGTCTAGAGAGAGTTCACAGCACAGAGGAACTGGGCATAGTGTTAAAGAGCTTgaaag GAGAAACAATATGGTATGACAGCTCTCAACCGTGCCACCCGCGGTTACATCAGACACACGTGCGCCCCCTGTTGGAGGGAGGACCCATGACGCTGTCTCTCAGACCACTCACTCACTCCCTCAGAGCCATTAAGAGTCCAGCAGAGGTCGCGCTGATGAAGGAAGCAGGACGGATCACCGCCCAG GCATTTAAGAAGACGATGGCTATGTCAAGAGGAGACATTGACGAGGCACTTCTTTATGCGAAG TTTGATTTTGAATGCCGTGCTCACGGTGCTAACTTTCTGGCATACCCTCCTGTGGTTGCCGGTGGAAACCGAGCCAACACACTTCATTACATCAACAACAATCAATTAGTGAAG gaTGGAGAAATGGTGTTGTTGGATGGGGGTTGTGAATATTTTGGTTACGTCAGTGACATCACGCGCACTTGGCCGGTGAACGGAAA GTTCAGTTCTGCTCAGAGAGAGCTGTATGAGGCCGTACTGGAAGTGCAGTTAGCCTGTCTGTCTCAATGTAATCCTGGGATCAGCCTGGACTACATATACTCCACCATGCTCGCTCTGTTGTCCCGACAACTCAAAGAGCTCGGAATCATCCCACAATCCTCCAGTGATACAGACACATTGAAG GCTGCTCGGAAATTTTGTCCCCATCATGTGGGCCACTACCTGGGAATGGACGTTCATGACACACCTGAGCTGTCCCGTTCACAGCCACTGCAGCATGGCATGGTTATTACTATAGAACCAG GGTTGTACATCAGTGAGGACGAAAGCTCAAGTCCAGAGCGCTTCCGAGGTCTCGGGGTGCGAATCGAGGATGATGTGGTGATCCAAAATCAGGGGGGGCCCCTCATCCTTTCTGCACACACCCCAAAAACCATTGCTGATGTGGAGAGAGCTTGTGCACAGAGAGAAGACTGA
- the xpnpep3 gene encoding xaa-Pro aminopeptidase 3 isoform X2: MLHSSTGLLRFAVQFISRSHWSPGIVWCPCRNVYVKTGGWKTKKVPQRYLGQPSPYTHPHLIAHGEVTPGLTQTEYELRRQRLASLIEMQKERLTGSGISSNSSHIVIVLSHPIRYMTNDIPYPFHQNQDFLYLTGIMEPDSALVMYGSGKPDQAVLFVPRRDPARELWDGPRSGKDGAAALTGLERVHSTEELGIVLKSLKGETIWYDSSQPCHPRLHQTHVRPLLEGGPMTLSLRPLTHSLRAIKSPAEVALMKEAGRITAQFDFECRAHGANFLAYPPVVAGGNRANTLHYINNNQLVKDGEMVLLDGGCEYFGYVSDITRTWPVNGKFSSAQRELYEAVLEVQLACLSQCNPGISLDYIYSTMLALLSRQLKELGIIPQSSSDTDTLKAARKFCPHHVGHYLGMDVHDTPELSRSQPLQHGMVITIEPGLYISEDESSSPERFRGLGVRIEDDVVIQNQGGPLILSAHTPKTIADVERACAQRED; this comes from the exons ATGTTGCATTCCTCCACCGGTCTACTGAGATTCGCCGTTCAGTTTATTTCTCGGTCTCACTGGAGTCCAG GGATTGTATGGTGTCCATGCAGGAATGTGTATGTGAAAACAGGGGGATGGAAAACCAAGAAAGTTCCTCAGCGCTACCTGGGCCAGCCGAGCCCGTACACACACCCTCACCTCATCGCACATG GTGAGGTAACCCCAGGTCTTACCCAGACAGAATATGAGTTGCGTCGGCAGCGCTTGGCATCTCTGATCGAGATGCAGAAAGAGCGACTGACAGGTTCTGGAATCTCCTCAAACTCCTCCCACATCGTCATCGTCTTATCACATCCCATTCGCTACATGACCAATGACATCCCTTACCCGTTCCATCAGAACCAGGACTTCCTGTATCTGACAGGAATAATGGAACCAGACAGCGCGCTGGTGATGTACGGATCGGGTAAGCCGGACCAGGCCGTGTTGTTCGTCCCCAGGCGAGACCCAGCGCGAGAGCTTTGGGACGGACCACGTTCGGGGAAAGATGGTGCAGCAGCCCTGACAGGTCTAGAGAGAGTTCACAGCACAGAGGAACTGGGCATAGTGTTAAAGAGCTTgaaag GAGAAACAATATGGTATGACAGCTCTCAACCGTGCCACCCGCGGTTACATCAGACACACGTGCGCCCCCTGTTGGAGGGAGGACCCATGACGCTGTCTCTCAGACCACTCACTCACTCCCTCAGAGCCATTAAGAGTCCAGCAGAGGTCGCGCTGATGAAGGAAGCAGGACGGATCACCGCCCAG TTTGATTTTGAATGCCGTGCTCACGGTGCTAACTTTCTGGCATACCCTCCTGTGGTTGCCGGTGGAAACCGAGCCAACACACTTCATTACATCAACAACAATCAATTAGTGAAG gaTGGAGAAATGGTGTTGTTGGATGGGGGTTGTGAATATTTTGGTTACGTCAGTGACATCACGCGCACTTGGCCGGTGAACGGAAA GTTCAGTTCTGCTCAGAGAGAGCTGTATGAGGCCGTACTGGAAGTGCAGTTAGCCTGTCTGTCTCAATGTAATCCTGGGATCAGCCTGGACTACATATACTCCACCATGCTCGCTCTGTTGTCCCGACAACTCAAAGAGCTCGGAATCATCCCACAATCCTCCAGTGATACAGACACATTGAAG GCTGCTCGGAAATTTTGTCCCCATCATGTGGGCCACTACCTGGGAATGGACGTTCATGACACACCTGAGCTGTCCCGTTCACAGCCACTGCAGCATGGCATGGTTATTACTATAGAACCAG GGTTGTACATCAGTGAGGACGAAAGCTCAAGTCCAGAGCGCTTCCGAGGTCTCGGGGTGCGAATCGAGGATGATGTGGTGATCCAAAATCAGGGGGGGCCCCTCATCCTTTCTGCACACACCCCAAAAACCATTGCTGATGTGGAGAGAGCTTGTGCACAGAGAGAAGACTGA